The following nucleotide sequence is from Pseudarthrobacter psychrotolerans.
AGTTTCACGACCCTGTCGTCGCCGAAGAGAACGTCCGGCCCGGACGGAGCAAGTTCGTTGTAGGGCGAGTCGAAGAGCGCTCCGGGCTGCACTTTGCCGTTCTCCACCAGGTGCGTGGTCAGGACCTGCAGGAAGTCCAGCTGCTGGGACGTCAGTGTGGTTCCGGCGACGAAATCCGCGAGGGCTTCCTCCACGGCATCGCGGTCCAAGCCGACCAGCGACCGGACGTGCAGGACGCCGGCGTTGGGGATCTTGAACTGCGAATCCCGCATGTGGTGGCTGTACGTGGAATCCTCACCATTGGCCAGTTTGGGGAGTTCGTTGCGCAGGAACGGGAAGATGTCCTACTGGAAGAGCGTGAACATTTCATCTTTGGCGAAGTTCTTGAAACGGCTCCAGCGCAGATCCGCGTAGGGGCGGCCCATAGGATCGTTACCCTCAGGGAACACGGGGTTCTGGATGGGCTGGCCCAACATGTTGGACCGCTTCTCCTCCAGCGTCTGCCGCTCATCGAGGCGCTTCAGGAACAGCAGGTACGTGATCTGTTCGATGACTTCCAAGGGGTTGGAGATACCGCCGCTCCAGAACGTATTCCAGACCTTGTCTACTTGGGACTTGATTTCACCTGTGATCACCACAGTGAGTTTAGTAGCGTGAGCCCATTTTCTAACCCATATGGGGTAACTGCGGTACGTTCGTACCGAAAATGGCTTTCCAAGCATAAGAACCTCGCCCTAGAATGGATGGGATGGCGAATCGGAACGCTCGTGCCTATGGAGGGTCATGAATTCTTCTTTCTCCGAGCACGTTGCTGCCGAAGTTCGGGCCCGTCGCGCCGTGCTCCGCCTGACCCAACAGGACCTCGCCTACATGGCGGGGGTCTCGGAACGCTTCGTCAGGTTCGTCGAGCAGGGCAAGCCAAGCGTCCAGCTGGATTCCCTGTTGGCCGTCCTGGACACGCTGGGCCTCGAGCTCCGGCTCGACACCAAGACGAGCCACTCCGCGCGCGCGCTCACCGGCCACCCCAGCGGCCAGGAATCACAGCCGTGAAGCACCGCATCGCGGACATCTACAAGGCTGGAGTGCTCGCCGCGCGGCTTGAACGGCACGACGGCGGCACCCGGTTCAGCTACCTTCCGGCGTACCTCGCAACCGGGGGGCCCGCCGTCGC
It contains:
- a CDS encoding type I restriction-modification system subunit M N-terminal domain-containing protein, producing the protein MITGEIKSQVDKVWNTFWSGGISNPLEVIEQITYLLFLKRLDERQTLEEKRSNMLGQPIQNPVFPEGNDPMGRPYADLRWSRFKNFAKDEMFTLFQ
- a CDS encoding helix-turn-helix transcriptional regulator, with product MNSSFSEHVAAEVRARRAVLRLTQQDLAYMAGVSERFVRFVEQGKPSVQLDSLLAVLDTLGLELRLDTKTSHSARALTGHPSGQESQP
- a CDS encoding type I restriction-modification enzyme R subunit C-terminal domain-containing protein; its protein translation is MRDSQFKIPNAGVLHVRSLVGLDRDAVEEALADFVAGTTLTSQQLDFLQVLTTHLVENGKVQPGALFDSPYNELAPSGPDVLFGDDRVVKLFSILRSIEDRARAG